Below is a window of Callospermophilus lateralis isolate mCalLat2 chromosome 9, mCalLat2.hap1, whole genome shotgun sequence DNA.
CACTGGGAAATACTGCTCTAGAAAGAGATTGCTCCTAGCTTTAAATTCAAGTCTTAAAATAATTTGAAACAACTTTTTGTATGTCTATATAAAGGCAAATCCAGGCTGCCTAGAGCATTAGAAAGTGCTGTCTTTAGACAAGTAAAATGTTTGGGGGATAATTATTTAAGTAGCTAATGCTTTCATAAATCTCTccaggtaaaagaaaaaaaatgtataaaagacAGAAAAAGTGGCTTATAACTACAAATGAATATTAACTGAAAATGCTATCATCACCATTATCATCAAAAACTATTAAAGATCTCTTTTCCTTTATGGAAAGTCCTCAGTAAGGCtgtattaatagataaaaaatatCATGAGGTAGGATCATTTGAGGTGTAAATAATTAATTATCCCTTGAGTTGTCTAAGGCATTTTTAAGAAGTTAGTGTAACTTAAGGAATTAGAAATGGACCTGGATCTATTTTGAATTTACTGTGTACTTGTAATTTATTTAGGGCTTATAAAAGGGTTAGTCATTTAGATAGAGAAGTTTTCTGATATTTAAAGTAAGTGGTCAAAATAGCGTTTAtcgtgatttttctgcatctatcaatggATCCAGGAAGAGTACCATAAAATATAAGATGTGAATTAATTACAGCTTTTAAAAGGAAAGCAATGAGTATATTCTGGTTTACAGTGaatcaaagaataaaacaacacatAGTATGCAGAGATGATCTtcctatgttaaaaaaaagttctaaattctatccaaATTGCTTTCTTTTTCACAAAGGTTTTTTAATACAGactttaatataaaataaagggTAAGTTGTAACATTTAATAATTCAATATGTGATTAATTTTTCCTATAAAAATCAAGATTTTTATCTAGAAATTCCACAATTAGAACCAATTGTATTCTATGCTTTTACAATTATGTCAGAGTGAatcctattgtcatgtataacaaaacaaaacaaaatactcaAACTCCCTCCCACCAAAAAAGAATCCATAGTAGTCTTTGCTTTCTCTGTTAAACTTTTGAGACCCACTGTTAGAATTTAGatttttcactttcttttctttgaaaaaaaaaatccctcttcACTTTACATAGGATATTATATTGTGAAAATTGCCATTTTTCATTCTTTCCATCCATATTCAGAACATCCCATTTTGTTTAGAATGCCAAAAGCAAAATAATGCATTTTGCATTTTGACATTTGAACTAAAAGGACCAAACACCTTGCTCTGGGCGCTTTCCTTGCATGCTAGGGGCCTGCTGTGTATCTGGGtcatgctccagactctctggctCACGTGGACTTTGCACACTTACTTTCTGCTGGCTCCTTGGAACGTCGGCCACTGGACGACTTCCTCAGCAGGCTGCGTCCTGAGGTAAAGAGGCTGGTGAGTTCTTCCAAAGGACTCGTGGGTGTTCTGGACCTAGAGCCACTCTGAGCCGCCCCGTAGGTGTTCACCGCAGCGTTGACCATCTTGGCCCCATCTTGCGACACGGGTCTGGGGGTGGAATGAGGCACTGAGGGAGAGCTCCTGGAGAGGCTTCCTGAATGCACGGCGTCGTAGGGGGGAGGCCTCTTGAGGCTCAGCGGGGTCAGGGACCTGCCCATGCTGACAGGCGAGGGTGAGGTGGAGTGACTTTTGGGGTAGCCATGGGGAGACTGCGTTCGGTACAAAGTGGAAGGAGGCGGCGGGGACGAGGAGAGCACAGACGTGGCAGAGGCAGGGCCCAGGGCTCCTGGCTGGTCCTTGTCCAGTTTCGAGTGGCCGGAGGtgtgagagggcagggaggatggCGACGCTCCCGCGGACTGTTTCATGTAAGACACATTTTCCAACACGGGAAGCTTGGTGACTTCCAGCGGGGTTAGTGGAGACTCGTCGGAATTGGGGGAGCAGTGCACAGGGGCCGGCGGGAACACCAGCAGAGGGGGTCTGTGAGACAGCAGGTTAGGAAAGGGCGGGGGGATGTCACAAAGCAAACCCTTAGGAGTACATGGCACTGAGGCCTTGGCGAAGTCCAAGTCAGGCACCGTGGGAGTAGCACACTGCGAAGAACAACTGTGATGGTCAAAGTCACATTTGGAATCTTGGCCTAAGTCGTCGAAAATGGGGTATTTCATTTCCTCGTAGACGGCCTCGCTCTGGTCGTCGTCCTCTCTCCTGAAGTCTCTGAGAATGTTCCCCACCATCTCGATGTACACGGGCTCCTCCTCCTCGGGGTCTCCTGCCGGGGTGCTGACCTGGGACAGGGAGGAGTCCCGAGGCAGCGATGTCCTCCTGGGCCCGTGCTTTTTGATGTACGTCTCATCAAAGGACGTGCTAAGCTGAGTGTTTGGGTTCCGTTTAGGTTTCGGAGGGGGAATCTTCTTTGAATATTCATCGCTGTGGGGTCTTGGTTTGGCAGACactaaaagaacaacaacaacaaaaatagtaaAGTAGATGAATACAATAGGAAAGCTTTCCAAAATGACTCGTCTTGTTATTTATTGCTATAATTTCAATGGGAGGAAGAGCCAGCTTCATTTCTCGCTTGAGGCTTAGACTAAAAGTCAACTGTAGAATCAAACGTTTCCCATATTTAGAAAGACGTGATGGCAGagcattatggtttagatgtcaggtctctccccaaagctcctgtgttaaggcaggaagtgaaatgattaaattaggagagctgaaaccaactgtgtGTTAgtcaatttgatggattaatgaTTCATTGATTGAAAGGTGGTCACCCTAGGCATgtgaggtgtggctggaagaaatgGGTCACTGTATATGCCTTAGGGATTACATATTTTGTTCCCCATGTTCttcctttgcttcctggctgcaaTTAGCTGCATAACTTTCTTCCATCACaaggttctgcctcatcttgagcccagagcaatgaagtcagccaaccagagactgaacctctgaaaccttgagctcaaaataaacttttcctcctctcagaTGTTcacatcaggtattttggtcacagctatAAAACTGACTAACAAATAGAACAATAGGAATTTTCATCTTCAGACTAATTAATACTCCAATGCCAATATATGTTAATGTCAGGCGTATTCACCTCTCTGAGTTGGAATTTCTAAATAGAAAGTTCAGATGAAGCTTGTTGTATGACAGCAATCACAAACCTCATAAAAACTGCAAGAattgaaaaagaaatagaattttaaaatctagtgTGTATAAGCACAAATGTTCACAAAAATACCATAGACATTGAGCCCTTTGACTGATATGGCTGTTCCCATGATCACATCTTGCTTTCATTTAGGATAAACATTTCCTAGCCTGCTAGACTTACTTAATCTCTGTCTTGGTTCAAATAAATAGCTTCTATGAAGATAGATTTGATACTTTAGGGGAAATTGATGTAAAACTCTTATGAGGCTAGACAAGTTAATCTCCAAATCTCCAGGTATTGTTGATTATGGTGTATTTGTCTGGTTTTGTTCAAAAGATCTTGTATGATATCCTAAATGCTGTCTTGGAGAAACTTTATTAGATATGTTCGGATGACACATCAGAACTTCCTGGAGAATTTTAAAAGAGAGGAACCCAGGGAATGACGCAAAAATCTTCAAGAATAACTACTGGAAATTCATAGCagatgtgtgtaccagtgcatcccACTGCCTGCTGGAAGTCCCCCTCTTTGGACAGAACATACACTTTTGACATCATCCAGTTAGGTggaacaagctgacaaatgtctgtgaCTGGAATCCATTGTTTAGCATGCAGGGAAGGCACTGGAGTCTTGTTATTATCTCATTAACTCATTGTGTTGATATGTGATTATAATGATTATCATCATTATGCAATGTGACAGAATGTAGCTGCTTACACTAGATGGTGGAACACAGTGGAAGTTGACAGTTTAACTTATAGGTGCTAACCTTAAGGAAATAATTAGTCTTCCCCACGGTTTTCATCCCAAAGAGGGGAGTCTCCAGGCATAAATCAGGACACGATTAAgttcccctttttttttttacaagtagCATGACTTTTGGCCCAGGAGAAGAAAGTGCTTAAGGATTAGTTAGGTGACTACTGTATGCATCATTCATGCCTATAACATGATGGAAACCATCAAATATTCTAGCAGTGACCATTTCACTTGATTTTAATGATTTCAAATGTTCTGTTTCATCATGACCATGATGATAATTGTACTCCCTACAATCAAACAACTTTTGAAGAGAAAAACTTTCAATGTGTCTAGATTTTTCCTTTAGCCTATACTAGCAAACGTTTTGATGTCATTTCcaagggggctagagcagtgaagTCCTTTAGTGTCCAAAGTAGAATTCCTAGAGACACAATGAGGTGAGAACTATTCAGTTGATTCATTCTTAGGAAGATCTTCCCTGAACCACCCAACATAGCATCCATTTTACTAGTTTTGAAATCTATGGAGTACATTAATTTTCACATAATTTAAATGTCATCGGATTATGTTCAAAATTATGAGTTGGAGTTATGAGCTGGAATAGAGTAAAACTATATATCAATGAAGATGATTGACTTAGTAATGAAAAAATTTTGAAAGGATCAGGATTAAGAGGACAAAAAATAACACCCATTCTTTAAAACTTGTTTCCTGTCATCTTTTACCATAAAGAATCACTCTAAATTAAGTAACTCAGACTTTGGGAAAATAGTTCCCACTGTTTAGTGGttgaatggtttgtagtaggaggGGTTTCTAAAGAAGAGGAGTTTGAGTAGTGAGGTGCTCTGAATAGATGGTTAACTTGAGTCTAAGAATTAAGGTGTGTTCTCCCTGAGATGAATAACTCCCATGTATGGGAGCAATCATATTTAGAATATGATTTTCATTATTCTTTCTTAAGTTATAAGTCATCAATAGTAGATGTGGGTGTAGTGTGGTATTCATGGAAGCAGCATTAGTTGGACAAGCTTGGAAACAAAGTTTCTCTTTCCCACAGAGATTAGAAGATGGACTTGGAATGGATAAGACCAATGCTGGGGGTCATATGCAAACTGTGAGCAGATGACACTTCATTTTGTTTgccaaaataaacagaaaacaagtGTGGGGGGGAACCCTTGATATCAATGAAATTATTgaagaaagagattttttttcccgCCCAGAATACAGTATACTTAGAATTACAGTAGAAAAGCTGACTCATAAGAAAGAGTCTGGGCAACCCATTTTATACTGTCAGGTCAATTTCAAAGTCAAACCAATTATAGATATTGTCTGTGAGGAAAACCAAATATATTATAGGACTCTTACGGTGACTGTGAGATGATCAAAGTTGACAGCTGCTATtgatcaaattgtgttcttcctcCCAACAACAACAACGAATAAAATTAGTATGTTGAAGCCTTAACCCTCAATATGAGGCATTTGGAGATGGAGACTTCGGGAGATAATTAGTTTCAAATGAGGTCATGAGAATGGGGCTCTCATGATGTGATTATAAGGAGAATCTCCCACCGCTGCCATGTCGGAACGCAGAGAGAAGATATTCAGTCCACATGCCATAGCCTATCCCAGAAATTAACCGTGCTAGCATCTTGATTCTGGACTTGCAGCCTCAAGAACTAAGAAAGAATACATTCCTGAGGTTTTAAATTAACCACTTATTTTATTACAGCTGTCTAAACCAAGTAAGTAGTATACTTACTGCACCTTATGTGAAGACCCTTTACAGTGGGAAAATAAGAACCTACTTTAATTTCATTCTGTGGTATTGGAATGCTCTGACTGGCTTTGTTATTTTAGGAATTACCACAACTCTCCTAGGCAGCCTTTTGAATGTCTCTTGTCCCTGTCCCTGCCTCCTGCAAAAATGTCACAGGGCACATTCTAGCTGCAAACAGACATGTTCTGACCCTCCAAGAGCCCCCTTTCACTATGTGACCTGTTATTCTGATTCTTCTTGATCTGACTCTCTAAGTTGTGTCAAGGCATCTAGTGCTTAAATCTGACCCACTTTCTTGAGGTTTGTCTTTTGGGGTGTCGTTTGCTTTGGCATTCTTCCTCCATGCTCCGCTGTGTTCTGCTCTTTGGCTCTCCTCCAGCTGCAGTGATTCCCCAGCAGTTGTGCCCAGGGAACCCTCCACTACCTAGGCAACTCCTTCCCTCTTCCGGTCCCTGCTTGAAGAGCCACGTAATTCAAGCAGATCTTTTCCTGCTCCTCCTGTTTAGTATTAATCCAAATTTTGACATGAGAATAAATGAGGATAGTTCAGAGAATAAAATGACAAGTAAATTACAGATGATTGACCCATCCCTTCAAGATGGATTAGGGAGCTTTTTGCCTTTACAAAATCTTCTTTTCACTACACATCCCCACTTAAAATTCTATTTCTCTCTGAAAAGTGAAAACAGAAATGAATTTCTTTTCTAaacaatttttttcctcttcattttcCCTGCATCATCTAGTTTTTACCATGGTGTATTTATTGGATAAATAATTTGtggagaaatgaaaatgtgtTTCAACTCTCATATATGCTTTTTAGAAAGTTTCTCTATATAAGGAAAAGTCTGACTTTTTTTGGCTACCCTGTCCCATAATTTATTCTACTTCAAGCTCACTCTAGGCAAttaaaaagtaaaggaaaaaatCATTTTCAGATGAAATTTTTTCATAAGATACTTAAAAATAGTCTTGAACTACATATGTACATACTAAAACACTGCTAAtaaaagacaatgaaaattgCATTGCAAATTTCAACATTTAACTGAATTCAACCATAATGGAAAGGTGATTTTTATCACTCTTAAATGAATTCTAAATTATTTCTAATAAGCCCAAAGATAGAAGCAATAATTTCTGTTCAGCTCCAGAACACAAATTTTAATGCTTAAAATAGAATAATGAGAGTAGCATTGAATAAGCATAAAGTGACATTTTTGAAATGATATATCTGAGCACAAAGGTTATGCATGGCTTTCAGTCATGCCTAGATGATCTGTCTTTCACAGTTAATTTTGGAAATTCAGCATGTCCTTTGTCAACCTATCTTTCAGAAATAcaattttcttattaaaaaaatgtaatgtGAAATCATACTTTGGCATCTGTCGGTGTTCTTCACCTAAGAGGTGAAAAAGAGACATGGTGCAGGTTGACTTTCACCCTCCTGGGAGACTCTGTGGCCACAGAATCCCAGAGTTTCAGAGTCTTATAGATTATCCAGCCTAAATTCCACATATGATGGGTAAAAAGATATTAATTCCTAATCAACTTCCTTTCTAAAGAAAATTGTATAACTTCAATTCAGTCTACTATACCCCTTGAAATAAGGACACAATGAAGGAGAACCTATGTG
It encodes the following:
- the Nyap2 gene encoding neuronal tyrosine-phosphorylated phosphoinositide-3-kinase adapter 2 isoform X2; the protein is MIPSKMTSAHPEEDALDTFLQYIEDMGMKAYDGLVIQNASDIARENDRLRNETNLAYLKEKNEKRRRQEEAIKRIGGEGGRGHDAGYVGKHFRMGFMTMPAPQDRLPHPCSSGFTVRSQSLHSVGGTEDDSSCGSRRQPPPKPKRDPSTKLSTSSETVNSTAATKSGRPAERPEGKYCVPCSLSPGIAATSFHLFPSIHGKEKNVKVSAKPRPHSDEYSKKIPPPKPKRNPNTQLSTSFDETYIKKHGPRRTSLPRDSSLSQVSTPAGDPEEEEPVYIEMVGNILRDFRREDDDQSEAVYEEMKYPIFDDLGQDSKCDFDHHSCSSQCATPTVPDLDFAKASVPCTPKGLLCDIPPPFPNLLSHRPPLLVFPPAPVHCSPNSDESPLTPLEVTKLPVLENVSYMKQSAGASPSSLPSHTSGHSKLDKDQPGALGPASATSVLSSSPPPPSTLYRTQSPHGYPKSHSTSPSPVSMGRSLTPLSLKRPPPYDAVHSGSLSRSSPSVPHSTPRPVSQDGAKMVNAAVNTYGAAQSGSRSRTPTSPLEELTSLFTSGRSLLRKSSSGRRSKEPAEKSTEELKVRSHSTEPLPKLESKERGHHGSSSSREPIKAQEWDGTPGPPVVTSRMGRCSVSPTLLAGNHSSEPKVSCKLGRSASTSGVPPPSAPPLRQASDLQQSQVPSSLANRD
- the Nyap2 gene encoding neuronal tyrosine-phosphorylated phosphoinositide-3-kinase adapter 2 isoform X1, with product MIPSKMTSAHPEEDALDTFLQYIEDMGMKAYDGLVIQNASDIARENDRLRNETNLAYLKEKNEKRRRQEEAIKRIGGEGGRGHDAGYVGKHFRMGFMTMPAPQDRLPHPCSSGFTVRSQSLHSVGGTEDDSSCGSRRQPPPKPKRDPSTKLSTSSETVNSTAATKSGRPAERPEVSAKPRPHSDEYSKKIPPPKPKRNPNTQLSTSFDETYIKKHGPRRTSLPRDSSLSQVSTPAGDPEEEEPVYIEMVGNILRDFRREDDDQSEAVYEEMKYPIFDDLGQDSKCDFDHHSCSSQCATPTVPDLDFAKASVPCTPKGLLCDIPPPFPNLLSHRPPLLVFPPAPVHCSPNSDESPLTPLEVTKLPVLENVSYMKQSAGASPSSLPSHTSGHSKLDKDQPGALGPASATSVLSSSPPPPSTLYRTQSPHGYPKSHSTSPSPVSMGRSLTPLSLKRPPPYDAVHSGSLSRSSPSVPHSTPRPVSQDGAKMVNAAVNTYGAAQSGSRSRTPTSPLEELTSLFTSGRSLLRKSSSGRRSKEPAEKSTEELKVRSHSTEPLPKLESKERGHHGSSSSREPIKAQEWDGTPGPPVVTSRMGRCSVSPTLLAGNHSSEPKVSCKLGRSASTSGVPPPSAPPLRQASDLQQSQVACMQWFHGDHTMLEMIEKKRCLCKEIKARQKTEKGLCKQDSMPILPSWKKSTGAKKCSPPPYSKQQTVFWDTAI